The following proteins are co-located in the Shouchella hunanensis genome:
- a CDS encoding MBL fold metallo-hydrolase has protein sequence MTQKWMFPIVCLLLVTACAGADTPSTSLAADAPILAVHYIDVGQAEATLITWEQDKQAFNMLIDTGDWNDQTTVEYLHEQGIEELDLVVGTHPHADHIGQMADVINEFTVLEAWMSGDETDTLVFERTLDAVLEHEVDYHEPRAGEQVEIGDVTIDVLHPETLNGDLNNGSIVMKVTYGEVSFLFTGDVELQGEEDMLDRGQHLQATVLSMPHHGSNTSSSEPFIEAVQPSYAIYSAGVDNAYDHPGEEALEVVRGTGATIYGTDEVGTIIVSTDGTTVDIQSEREEADCVNINRASVKELEQIAEIGPSRAQQIVDLRPFAALDELTDVDGIGEARLKTIKEEGIACVRQ, from the coding sequence ATGACTCAAAAATGGATGTTCCCTATAGTATGCCTCTTACTAGTAACGGCTTGTGCAGGAGCTGATACGCCATCTACATCACTCGCAGCGGATGCGCCAATTTTGGCTGTACATTACATAGACGTAGGTCAAGCAGAAGCCACTCTCATTACATGGGAACAGGATAAACAAGCATTCAACATGCTGATTGATACAGGAGACTGGAATGACCAGACTACCGTTGAGTACTTACATGAACAGGGCATCGAAGAGCTAGATCTAGTGGTAGGCACTCACCCCCACGCTGATCATATCGGTCAAATGGCAGACGTCATCAATGAATTCACTGTGTTGGAGGCTTGGATGTCTGGAGATGAAACAGATACCCTTGTATTTGAACGGACATTAGATGCAGTGCTAGAACATGAGGTGGATTACCACGAGCCAAGAGCCGGTGAGCAAGTTGAAATAGGTGATGTTACCATTGATGTACTTCACCCTGAAACCCTTAATGGCGATTTAAACAACGGATCCATTGTGATGAAAGTGACATATGGAGAGGTGTCTTTTTTGTTTACAGGTGATGTAGAGCTACAAGGGGAAGAAGACATGCTCGATCGAGGTCAACATTTACAGGCAACGGTCTTAAGCATGCCGCATCATGGGTCAAATACATCGTCATCAGAGCCGTTTATAGAGGCTGTTCAACCTTCCTATGCGATTTACTCTGCAGGTGTTGACAACGCCTATGACCACCCAGGAGAAGAAGCTCTTGAAGTAGTGCGAGGAACAGGTGCAACGATTTATGGTACGGATGAAGTCGGAACCATTATTGTTTCTACAGACGGAACTACTGTAGATATACAAAGTGAACGAGAAGAGGCAGATTGTGTCAATATCAACAGGGCAAGTGTAAAAGAGCTAGAGCAAATTGCGGAAATTGGACCAAGTCGGGCACAACAAATAGTAGACCTTAGACCGTTTGCAGCCCTTGATGAATTAACAGATGTAGATGGAATTGGTGAAGCAAGACTAAAGACCATTAAGGAAGAAGGAATTGCTTGTGTCAGACAGTAA
- a CDS encoding SMI1/KNR4 family protein has translation MKESKKQIIECLHSIYNEDKKKLRTEAILFGEKEDDLGWHSTASLGLSIEELNTLETSVSSYQGEMPLDYKNFLKQTNGAYLFDLIHIAGLERNYKNLSYHEETHEPRYLNELVRLISLEKKGPTRLKDYYFFGESFINGTVFAFDKEEKVIEFKEGSLRKIREFNNLDALLEQVFKVGKEHYENRMFIDFS, from the coding sequence ATGAAGGAAAGTAAAAAACAAATTATAGAGTGTTTACATTCAATTTATAATGAGGATAAAAAGAAGTTGAGAACGGAAGCCATTCTATTTGGGGAGAAAGAAGACGATTTGGGATGGCACTCAACGGCTAGTTTGGGTTTATCCATAGAAGAATTGAATACCTTAGAAACTAGTGTCAGCAGTTATCAAGGTGAGATGCCTTTAGATTATAAAAACTTTCTAAAGCAAACGAATGGTGCTTACCTGTTTGACCTTATTCATATCGCTGGTCTTGAAAGAAATTATAAGAATCTATCTTACCATGAAGAAACACATGAGCCGAGGTATTTAAATGAGTTGGTTCGATTAATTTCTCTTGAAAAAAAAGGCCCAACACGTTTGAAAGACTATTACTTCTTTGGGGAATCTTTTATAAATGGAACCGTGTTCGCATTTGATAAAGAGGAAAAAGTAATTGAATTTAAAGAGGGCAGCTTAAGAAAAATCCGTGAATTTAATAACTTGGATGCTTTGTTAGAGCAGGTTTTCAAAGTAGGAAAGGAACATTATGAAAATCGTATGTTTATTGATTTTTCATAA
- a CDS encoding PaaI family thioesterase has protein sequence MSNPLMDVIHFKKEPPPCDTYTGVKMVEAHDGMAHAIWRPTEHMLNGHGVVMGGFVSSAADVAMAYAISSLMNDKQLFASVTLNVAFHRPALPGEIEVKAVVEKFGRTMSYVTADLYQNDKLVASAVSSVLVHEVND, from the coding sequence ATGTCAAACCCTTTAATGGATGTCATTCATTTTAAAAAAGAACCGCCACCGTGTGACACCTATACCGGAGTTAAAATGGTAGAAGCGCATGATGGGATGGCTCATGCCATTTGGCGGCCAACGGAACACATGCTTAATGGACATGGTGTCGTGATGGGTGGGTTTGTTTCATCAGCTGCTGATGTAGCAATGGCGTATGCAATCTCTTCCTTAATGAACGATAAGCAACTGTTTGCTTCTGTTACTCTTAATGTTGCTTTTCACCGCCCGGCTCTTCCTGGAGAAATTGAAGTAAAAGCAGTCGTTGAAAAATTTGGACGAACGATGAGTTATGTGACGGCTGATTTATATCAAAACGATAAACTGGTTGCAAGCGCTGTTTCATCTGTTTTGGTACATGAAGTAAACGATTAA
- a CDS encoding DNRLRE domain-containing protein yields the protein MRRKVQKLFIWLLTLLIVVGGMPLQAVAEQVGGQDQPEQQEMENHEDEREEVVEETNDEEEDGDDHLLYEDVEPDFEFVEGESDKNSELEDNDDPGSQEELVDDRTENTKLFLNEDGSYTQEVYFEPIHTLDDATEEWQDISSELEKVSSDEITTENTNLASSFKPIMEDGEYATYTQNNNTITFSLLSATDEDGEVIPVENQHASFNENEITYQNIFSNIDLRHFTFDQSTKEDLVLHAYNGLHTFTYHIKTELVAQENEDGSITFSTTEGEATFELPKPYMADSQYDDAKGETAESQDVRYTLEEMEDGYELTVEADRDWLTDEARVYPVYIDPTTSVNVSSDAFVMSAYPTTNYSSTSSKWDSSQNAHVLKVGKYDNTTGTTYGYLKQNINAVKNMTVTKATFNAHVIHHYYGDNPNGLWLDTVNSDWTPSTLNWNNKPGSTNIAKVDVGRNKRASFDVTNTVKAWLNGSKANYGFKLHTNGNGKEFWKKVVSTTNSTNKPHISITYTIPAPAAPTSKTYTTGDGAGHVNLSWKKMPGATGYKVWVYNGKDYQAFNVGDVASWSTEGKKIWPTASDIAAGKFALYTNGKGAELAVDPSPVYKNSGGSYPTSKNYWFRVSAIYGQGESAMSDAHKPNIPNLKKPDKPASKSYSNGNGTGYIDLTWPAISGATGYKLYLYNGTKHEMVDVGNVTSYTTKGKKIWPTAAEIKAGKFALHLTDNAGAELPVDPSPVYKNSGGNYPNAKDFNFKIQAYNAHGETVRSASALPYIPDLEKPKAPNGVAYTNIKVENTGYIMLDWEEVENATGYKVWMSNGKSFTSFDAGDDTQWTTQGKGIWPTAADIAAGKSTLYTNGKGSELAIDPSPVYKNAGGNTTAKNYFFKITAYNKHGETIQSPEFKPSIGQPTEFFGEEDYWSILSVPYGKVNAATGNLIVSEEDLSIGGRGPGLGFSRTYNSLAPTTGMFGYGWHADSEMTLKLSGNQALFVDDDSTLHIFTKQSDGTYKPPTGVYLELEDKNNALILTTKDQTKAHFSKTTGKLEKLVDGHDNTTTYTYKNNRLETMKDASGRTVTFVYNADGTVKEVQAPGSRKLLYNYENGKLVSYTDFDGAVTKYEYAADGKLLAVYEPTHTDAKPVVNRFLYNGDMLKEAINPRNESFKLAYDLTKRTLLFTQPNNRKLSYTYNAAGNPIQYVEDVDSLKLTTNYKYVGNNLTETTDPNDIGSGKPTESFQYDKDGNVIKAVDDYGTETYTYNDNHDVTSMIDTEGDEVTIAYDGLDAVSETDQSGKTASASKYAKNGNLTEESHELATAANLLANSRFEDGTTSWTRIDKQSNGTYVVEKQSAGKLAGPNSLKMTMQSDVTEHVYQAATQVVDALPDVSYTLSSLIKTDTVNARAFLNVEALDASGKRIKWIDNRHSHLVGKQNWAERQLSFVTPANTAKLRVYLELEKVKPTASGSAWFDQVQLERAEVSSSYNPIQNSSFLNNLTSWSGSGGSVDSAGFDDKKSVKIVKTAGQAVSEYKQTVTLNQAASEQAMDLTFTGLSKADNVKSTNYGLKAKVFYTDGTTADFGPATFPEGTNDWNRTALKLTKSKPITKVDVSFFIQGSGTAWFDDMRLLEGNVIKKQTFDNQGNYVTKVEDELGFTTSSVFDTYGNETESTDALGKKKTFTYDLANQLKQLKLENGTSISYTHDKNGNMLTKSIAPSSGQAQVFKYEYDTAGKLMKTVGPFNDVVTNQYDANSNLIKTTTPNGHTTELTYDGTDRMATKSYNGQIAYRFTYDKNGNELTVKDEKANGTKVRTFDKKDRMVTLAERTGKQEWNYSETSDKLNTFVFTHGTFKQTNTYEYNKKEQNIRMKDGDATYHFDYDEKGNVKTFSSGNRTGASFTYDPRGLVTALTVGSEVGAPFLEEFMTYDANGNRTSIKDGSGKAISYTYGALDQLMSETLRDGTKNEFTYDGFGNRTSVKTTKNGQTSETKASYNVYNQLTSMGNESFTYDKNGNRLTDGTYSYTWDAADQMTAVTKKGETKPFVTYTYDEDGRRIQKAVGSTITNYHYDGDSLNVLYETNGSNAVTKSYTYSDAGQLVAMKKGSVKYYYHYNAHGDVIGISDKDGNRLATYEYDAWGNPLKVDETAAVKDNTYRYAGYQYDHETGMYYLMARYYEPKHGVFLSLDPDPGDEDDIITQNGYTYANNNPVMLVDPDGHIAWLAVNAGWAAIDGYRAYKAGKGWKGVAGAAAWGFIGGSKFKAAKKLYSSAKIATQRRSAVRNAWKQERDMIIRTGKGTRNWSNKRKAEIVNKGKAKGMIGHHIRNVKHHPKLAGNPNNIRFVSRKEHYRLHHNGRWWKKTTGKLMRR from the coding sequence ATGAGGCGAAAGGTACAAAAGCTTTTTATTTGGTTGCTTACCCTGCTTATTGTGGTTGGTGGCATGCCATTACAAGCAGTTGCAGAACAGGTTGGTGGACAAGACCAACCAGAGCAACAAGAGATGGAGAATCATGAAGACGAACGAGAAGAAGTAGTAGAAGAAACGAATGACGAAGAAGAAGATGGAGACGATCACCTTCTTTATGAAGATGTTGAACCAGACTTTGAGTTCGTCGAGGGTGAAAGTGATAAAAATTCTGAATTGGAAGATAATGATGACCCTGGGTCACAAGAAGAGCTAGTTGATGATCGTACAGAGAATACGAAACTTTTCTTGAATGAGGATGGCTCTTATACCCAAGAGGTGTATTTTGAACCTATTCATACGCTTGATGATGCAACAGAGGAATGGCAAGACATATCAAGTGAGCTAGAGAAGGTTTCGTCTGACGAAATTACGACGGAGAACACAAACCTCGCCTCAAGCTTCAAACCTATCATGGAAGATGGAGAGTATGCCACATACACCCAAAATAATAACACCATTACGTTTTCGCTTCTTTCGGCAACGGATGAAGATGGAGAAGTGATTCCAGTTGAAAACCAACATGCCTCTTTTAATGAAAATGAAATTACCTACCAAAATATCTTTTCTAATATTGATTTAAGACATTTTACATTTGATCAAAGTACGAAAGAAGATCTTGTATTACATGCCTATAATGGCCTTCATACATTTACGTATCATATTAAAACCGAACTAGTGGCACAAGAAAATGAAGATGGTTCAATCACTTTTTCTACGACAGAAGGGGAAGCGACGTTTGAACTGCCAAAACCCTATATGGCAGATTCACAGTACGATGATGCAAAAGGAGAAACCGCTGAATCACAGGATGTGCGTTATACGCTAGAAGAAATGGAAGATGGCTATGAGCTAACAGTGGAAGCGGATCGTGACTGGTTAACAGACGAAGCTCGTGTTTATCCTGTTTATATTGATCCAACAACCTCTGTGAACGTGAGCTCAGATGCGTTTGTCATGAGCGCCTATCCGACAACGAACTATAGTTCAACGAGTAGTAAGTGGGATTCCTCTCAGAATGCCCACGTTTTAAAAGTCGGGAAATACGATAACACGACAGGAACAACGTATGGCTACTTAAAGCAAAACATTAATGCTGTTAAGAATATGACTGTAACAAAAGCGACATTTAACGCTCATGTTATTCACCATTACTACGGCGACAATCCAAACGGCTTGTGGTTAGATACCGTTAATAGTGATTGGACACCGAGCACACTGAATTGGAACAATAAGCCTGGCTCTACAAATATTGCGAAAGTAGATGTTGGTCGAAACAAAAGAGCTAGTTTTGACGTAACAAACACGGTAAAAGCCTGGTTGAACGGGTCAAAAGCTAACTATGGCTTTAAGCTACACACAAATGGGAACGGAAAAGAATTTTGGAAAAAAGTCGTATCGACTACAAATTCAACAAATAAACCGCATATCAGTATCACATACACCATTCCAGCACCAGCAGCACCAACGTCTAAAACCTATACAACTGGGGATGGTGCAGGCCATGTGAACCTAAGCTGGAAGAAGATGCCGGGTGCAACAGGCTACAAAGTATGGGTGTACAACGGAAAGGATTATCAAGCCTTTAACGTTGGCGATGTAGCAAGCTGGTCAACCGAAGGAAAGAAAATTTGGCCAACAGCATCAGACATTGCGGCAGGGAAATTTGCGCTTTATACAAACGGAAAAGGGGCAGAGCTTGCAGTGGACCCTTCGCCTGTCTACAAGAACTCTGGCGGGAGTTATCCAACGAGTAAAAATTACTGGTTTCGAGTCAGCGCAATTTACGGACAAGGTGAAAGTGCTATGTCAGACGCACATAAGCCGAACATTCCAAACTTAAAGAAACCAGATAAACCAGCCTCAAAAAGCTATAGTAACGGAAACGGTACAGGCTACATTGATTTAACGTGGCCAGCCATAAGTGGTGCAACAGGCTATAAGCTTTATCTTTACAATGGCACTAAGCATGAGATGGTCGATGTTGGAAATGTGACTTCCTACACTACAAAAGGAAAGAAAATTTGGCCAACAGCAGCAGAAATTAAAGCAGGCAAGTTTGCTCTCCATTTAACGGATAATGCTGGAGCAGAGCTACCAGTTGATCCATCACCTGTATACAAAAACTCAGGTGGGAATTATCCAAACGCAAAAGACTTTAATTTTAAGATTCAAGCATACAATGCTCATGGTGAGACGGTCCGCTCGGCAAGCGCCTTACCGTATATTCCTGATTTAGAAAAACCAAAAGCACCAAATGGTGTGGCCTACACGAATATTAAAGTGGAAAACACAGGCTACATTATGCTGGATTGGGAAGAAGTCGAGAATGCGACAGGCTATAAAGTGTGGATGTCAAATGGTAAATCGTTCACGAGCTTCGATGCAGGGGACGACACCCAATGGACGACCCAAGGAAAAGGGATCTGGCCAACTGCCGCAGACATTGCCGCTGGGAAATCAACCTTATACACGAATGGGAAAGGATCAGAACTTGCAATTGATCCGTCACCTGTTTACAAGAACGCAGGCGGTAACACAACAGCAAAGAACTACTTTTTCAAAATAACCGCTTACAACAAGCATGGCGAAACGATTCAATCACCTGAATTCAAACCATCTATTGGACAGCCGACGGAATTTTTTGGTGAAGAAGATTATTGGTCGATTCTTTCTGTTCCATATGGAAAAGTGAACGCCGCAACAGGAAACTTGATCGTTTCGGAAGAAGACCTTTCTATTGGTGGTCGTGGACCGGGATTAGGGTTTTCACGAACGTACAACAGTCTAGCACCGACAACAGGCATGTTCGGTTACGGTTGGCATGCTGATAGTGAAATGACACTGAAGCTTTCTGGTAACCAAGCGCTATTCGTTGATGATGACAGTACGCTACACATTTTTACAAAACAAAGCGACGGCACGTACAAGCCACCAACAGGCGTATACCTTGAGCTAGAAGATAAAAACAACGCGTTGATTTTGACGACGAAAGACCAAACAAAAGCCCACTTCTCAAAAACGACAGGTAAGCTTGAAAAACTTGTTGATGGGCATGATAACACGACGACCTACACGTATAAAAACAATCGTTTAGAGACGATGAAAGATGCTTCAGGTCGAACCGTTACCTTCGTTTACAACGCTGATGGCACAGTAAAAGAAGTACAAGCACCAGGCTCTCGTAAACTTTTATACAACTATGAAAATGGGAAACTCGTAAGCTATACTGATTTTGATGGTGCTGTTACGAAGTATGAGTATGCAGCAGATGGTAAATTACTAGCGGTGTACGAACCAACCCACACCGATGCAAAACCAGTAGTCAATCGTTTCCTTTATAACGGTGATATGCTGAAAGAAGCGATTAACCCGAGAAACGAATCATTCAAACTTGCTTACGATTTAACGAAACGGACGCTTCTTTTTACGCAGCCAAACAATCGTAAACTATCCTACACGTACAACGCAGCTGGGAACCCAATTCAGTATGTGGAAGATGTGGACAGCTTAAAGCTAACAACGAATTACAAGTACGTTGGAAATAATTTAACAGAAACAACCGACCCGAATGATATTGGATCAGGTAAGCCAACGGAATCCTTCCAGTATGATAAAGATGGCAATGTGATTAAAGCCGTTGATGATTACGGAACAGAAACGTATACGTATAACGACAACCATGACGTCACATCAATGATTGATACAGAAGGTGACGAAGTAACGATTGCGTATGACGGTCTTGATGCTGTATCGGAAACCGATCAAAGTGGGAAAACCGCATCGGCGTCTAAGTATGCGAAAAACGGAAACCTAACCGAAGAAAGCCATGAACTCGCAACGGCAGCCAATCTTCTAGCAAACAGTCGCTTTGAAGACGGTACGACGAGCTGGACACGTATTGATAAACAGTCAAACGGTACGTATGTAGTTGAAAAGCAGTCTGCTGGAAAGCTGGCAGGTCCGAATTCGTTGAAAATGACGATGCAATCCGATGTGACCGAGCATGTGTATCAAGCAGCAACTCAAGTCGTTGATGCCTTACCAGACGTTTCCTACACATTAAGCTCACTAATTAAAACGGATACAGTAAACGCGCGTGCATTTCTAAATGTAGAAGCGCTAGATGCCAGCGGCAAACGAATTAAATGGATTGATAACCGTCACAGTCACCTTGTCGGTAAACAAAACTGGGCAGAGCGTCAGCTTTCATTCGTAACGCCAGCAAATACGGCAAAACTTCGCGTTTATTTAGAGCTAGAAAAAGTAAAACCAACAGCAAGTGGAAGCGCATGGTTTGACCAAGTACAGCTAGAACGAGCAGAAGTATCATCAAGCTACAACCCGATTCAAAACTCAAGTTTTCTAAACAATTTAACAAGCTGGAGCGGTTCTGGTGGCTCAGTTGACAGCGCTGGATTTGATGACAAGAAGTCCGTTAAAATTGTTAAAACAGCAGGACAAGCAGTCAGTGAATACAAACAAACGGTTACGTTAAACCAAGCAGCCAGTGAACAAGCAATGGATTTAACGTTCACAGGTTTATCAAAAGCAGACAATGTAAAGTCAACGAACTACGGCTTAAAAGCAAAAGTATTTTATACAGACGGCACGACTGCAGACTTTGGCCCAGCGACGTTCCCAGAAGGAACGAACGACTGGAATCGAACGGCATTAAAACTAACGAAGAGTAAGCCAATCACAAAAGTAGATGTTTCTTTCTTTATTCAAGGTAGTGGAACGGCTTGGTTTGACGACATGCGTTTGCTTGAAGGCAATGTCATTAAGAAACAAACGTTTGACAATCAAGGAAACTATGTCACGAAAGTAGAAGATGAATTAGGTTTCACAACATCAAGTGTATTTGACACGTACGGAAACGAAACAGAATCCACCGACGCCCTTGGTAAAAAGAAAACATTCACTTATGATCTAGCCAATCAATTAAAGCAGCTAAAGCTTGAAAATGGCACAAGCATTTCGTACACCCATGATAAAAACGGCAATATGCTGACAAAGTCGATTGCGCCATCATCAGGACAAGCACAAGTCTTTAAATACGAGTACGACACAGCTGGCAAGCTGATGAAAACCGTTGGACCGTTTAACGATGTCGTAACGAACCAATATGATGCCAACAGCAATCTCATTAAAACAACAACACCGAACGGGCACACAACCGAATTAACGTACGATGGCACAGATCGAATGGCGACGAAAAGCTACAACGGTCAAATCGCCTACCGCTTTACGTACGATAAAAACGGCAACGAGCTAACGGTGAAAGACGAAAAAGCAAACGGAACGAAAGTCCGCACGTTCGATAAAAAAGACCGCATGGTTACGCTTGCCGAACGAACAGGAAAGCAAGAATGGAATTACTCAGAGACATCCGATAAACTAAATACATTCGTGTTCACCCACGGAACATTCAAACAAACGAACACGTATGAGTACAACAAAAAAGAACAAAACATTCGCATGAAAGATGGGGACGCGACGTACCATTTTGATTACGATGAAAAAGGCAACGTCAAAACGTTCTCATCTGGAAACCGAACAGGCGCAAGCTTCACATATGACCCACGCGGCCTCGTTACCGCTCTGACAGTCGGATCAGAAGTGGGCGCACCATTTTTAGAGGAATTCATGACGTACGACGCGAATGGAAACCGTACCTCCATTAAAGATGGTAGCGGTAAGGCGATTTCGTATACGTACGGCGCTCTTGACCAGCTCATGAGCGAAACGTTACGCGACGGCACGAAAAACGAATTCACTTATGACGGCTTCGGCAACCGAACCTCAGTCAAAACAACAAAAAATGGGCAAACATCAGAAACAAAAGCAAGCTACAATGTCTATAATCAGCTGACAAGCATGGGCAACGAATCGTTTACGTACGATAAGAACGGCAACCGACTAACAGACGGTACGTACAGCTACACGTGGGATGCAGCCGATCAAATGACCGCTGTCACGAAAAAAGGCGAAACCAAACCATTCGTCACGTACACGTACGATGAAGACGGACGCCGAATCCAAAAAGCGGTTGGCTCCACCATTACGAACTACCATTACGACGGTGATAGTCTCAACGTCCTTTATGAAACGAACGGTTCAAACGCCGTCACAAAGTCGTACACGTACTCCGACGCAGGTCAACTCGTCGCGATGAAAAAAGGAAGCGTCAAATACTACTACCACTACAACGCTCATGGCGATGTCATTGGCATCAGTGACAAAGACGGCAACCGACTCGCAACGTATGAATACGATGCGTGGGGCAACCCATTAAAAGTTGACGAAACCGCAGCGGTCAAAGACAACACGTACCGCTATGCTGGCTACCAGTACGATCACGAAACCGGCATGTACTACCTCATGGCCCGCTACTACGAGCCAAAGCACGGCGTGTTCTTATCCCTAGACCCAGATCCAGGCGATGAAGACGACATCATTACGCAGAATGGCTATACGTATGCGAATAATAATCCGGTGATGTTAGTTGATCCGGACGGGCATATCGCTTGGTTGGCAGTTAATGCTGGATGGGCAGCAATTGATGGATATAGAGCATACAAAGCTGGAAAGGGTTGGAAGGGTGTTGCTGGTGCAGCTGCATGGGGATTTATTGGCGGCAGTAAATTTAAAGCAGCAAAGAAACTCTATTCTAGTGCAAAAATAGCAACACAAAGAAGGTCGGCAGTTCGGAATGCTTGGAAGCAAGAGAGAGATATGATTATAAGAACGGGAAAAGGAACAAGAAACTGGTCAAATAAAAGGAAGGCTGAGATTGTTAACAAGGGCAAGGCCAAAGGAATGATTGGGCATCATATTAGGAATGTGAAACATCACCCAAAACTTGCTGGTAACCCAAATAATATACGATTTGTTAGTAGAAAAGAACATTATAGGTTGCATCATAATGGGAGATGGTGGAAAAAGACTACTGGAAAACTTATGAGGAGGTAA
- a CDS encoding DUF3006 domain-containing protein yields the protein MSDSKYHGVVDRVTNGIAVILVDSLQKQFEMRQQDLPTDAKEGTWLSLTLDKSHAHVLNATVDHTQQKKKQQTIREKLNQVREQSSKNSKRKRKH from the coding sequence GTGTCAGACAGTAAGTATCATGGTGTTGTCGATCGCGTGACGAATGGTATCGCCGTCATTCTCGTTGACTCCTTACAAAAACAATTTGAAATGAGACAACAGGATTTACCAACTGATGCAAAAGAAGGCACTTGGCTTTCGCTCACTTTAGATAAATCCCACGCACATGTTTTAAATGCTACTGTTGACCATACTCAACAAAAAAAGAAACAACAAACCATTCGAGAAAAATTAAATCAAGTAAGAGAACAGTCGTCTAAAAATAGCAAACGAAAGAGAAAGCACTAA
- a CDS encoding dihydrolipoyl dehydrogenase family protein, whose product MVVGEFVQERQLIVIGGGPGGYQAAIRAAQLGLDVTLVEKNELGGICLHEGCMPSKVVTEAAERWQQTVKGCKLGIPEQREPFKWDVLRRYQTNVVEQLKQGIVQLCKGNKIEYVVGEASFLSAERISVTNGHQYEIYSFQHVILATGQYYVSVTEENERLLTPYSLFQLEKLPPSLVIVGHQGYEIEAAFAYQSLGVEVTLLLDGAPPIEKVIEKEWFRSAKKAGMKIKQDIDFESVQLKDASVAVVYSRAEKREEVQAALGYVSPNWKGQTGALSLKRVGIETDQDGYITVTSELKTTKNNVYAIGDVNKESFLATAAIQQGKVVAELLAGHASRWDPTILPTVYRTQPPLAMVGLTQEQAKKSGIDTIVGTASFRSNGFSLLSHAQDGIITILKDKERDDIIGVQMVGTGATELIVSATIGMELGMRDEDLIFPMYPHPCVGEVLMEAAEDLQHTAIHKPRVTKQTQK is encoded by the coding sequence ATGGTTGTCGGAGAGTTTGTACAAGAACGTCAGTTAATCGTTATTGGCGGTGGGCCAGGGGGGTATCAAGCGGCTATCCGGGCAGCACAGCTTGGTTTAGATGTCACCCTTGTAGAGAAAAACGAGCTCGGTGGTATTTGTTTACATGAGGGCTGCATGCCTTCGAAAGTCGTCACAGAAGCGGCAGAACGGTGGCAACAGACAGTAAAAGGCTGCAAGCTTGGTATTCCTGAACAACGAGAGCCCTTTAAATGGGACGTCCTTCGCAGGTATCAAACAAACGTCGTTGAGCAGTTAAAGCAAGGAATTGTGCAACTATGTAAGGGAAATAAAATTGAATACGTTGTTGGCGAAGCGAGTTTTCTATCTGCGGAACGTATCAGCGTCACAAATGGACATCAGTACGAGATTTATTCGTTTCAGCACGTTATCCTTGCAACAGGTCAATACTATGTATCAGTAACAGAAGAAAATGAGCGCTTGCTCACCCCCTATTCTCTGTTTCAATTAGAGAAGCTTCCACCATCACTCGTTATCGTTGGTCACCAAGGATACGAAATAGAAGCAGCGTTTGCTTATCAATCCTTGGGAGTAGAGGTGACGCTGCTGCTAGATGGTGCGCCTCCTATTGAAAAGGTGATTGAAAAAGAATGGTTTCGTTCAGCAAAGAAAGCTGGTATGAAAATAAAACAAGACATCGACTTTGAATCTGTTCAACTAAAAGATGCCAGCGTGGCGGTGGTATATAGTCGGGCTGAGAAACGAGAAGAAGTGCAAGCCGCACTCGGGTATGTTTCACCAAATTGGAAAGGACAGACAGGAGCCCTCTCACTAAAACGGGTCGGGATCGAAACCGATCAGGATGGCTACATAACTGTAACATCAGAATTGAAAACAACTAAAAACAACGTTTACGCCATTGGCGATGTAAACAAAGAATCCTTCCTTGCGACAGCAGCGATTCAACAAGGAAAAGTAGTTGCTGAATTGTTAGCTGGCCATGCCTCAAGGTGGGACCCGACTATATTGCCTACGGTTTACCGTACCCAACCTCCTCTAGCTATGGTAGGATTAACACAAGAACAAGCAAAGAAAAGTGGCATCGATACAATTGTAGGTACAGCGTCATTCCGAAGTAATGGATTTAGCTTGCTGTCCCATGCGCAGGACGGCATTATAACCATTTTGAAAGACAAGGAAAGAGACGATATTATTGGTGTACAGATGGTTGGCACTGGTGCTACAGAACTAATTGTTAGTGCTACAATAGGAATGGAACTAGGCATGCGAGACGAAGACCTCATTTTTCCGATGTATCCACACCCATGTGTAGGAGAAGTACTAATGGAAGCAGCTGAAGACTTACAACACACTGCGATTCATAAGCCACGCGTAACCAAGCAAACGCAAAAATGA